Within Eggerthella timonensis, the genomic segment TGGCCACGTTGGCGAACCTGGCCATCCTCGTCACGCGCCTGTTCGACGGCGGCATCCCGTTTCTCAACGGCCTGTTCACCATCCTGCTGACGGCCGGCGTGCTGGCCTTCGGCTACGTGATGCGCAAGGCGTACGACGACATCGCGTTCCCGCTCGTATTCTTGTGGGCGCTCATCGGCGTAGGCGTGAACGTGTCGGGCGTTTCGGCGTTCACGGCGGCCGTCGTGTTCCTGCTGTGCGTCGTCGGGGCCATCCTGACGTTCGCGCCTATCGGCTCGATGAGGAAGCTCGTGCGCGGCTAGCCCTGCGGCGTGCTCGGGAGCGCGGCGTATGACGCTGCCGAGCGCGTCCGGCGGCGCGCTCGTGGTGAAAAGGTGCGGCTTGGCGGGGCGGTGCGCCCGGCCAGGCCGCGCTTTCGTATAATGACGGCATGACCCAGATACTCGACATATACCGCACCGCGAAGGCCGAAGGGCGCCAGCCCGTCTCGTTCGAGATATTCCCGCCGAAGGGAGATCTTTCGCTCGAAGCGGCGCACGCCATGGCCGGCCAGCTGGCCGATCTCGTGCCCGACTTCATCAGCGTGACGTACTCGGCCGGCGGCAGCGGCAACAAGCGGGCCACCGCCGACGTGGCGGCCATGATCCAATCCGACTTCGACGTGCCCACCGTGGCGCATCTGACGTGCGCGGACGCCACCGACGAGGCGCTGTCGAGCACCATCGACGACCTCAAGCGCAAGGGCATCCGAAACGTGCTGGCCCTGCGCGGCGATGCGGCCCCGCCCTGCGACGGGCCGGAAGCGGGCGCGTTGCGCTATGCGAAGGACCTCGTGGCGATCCTCGCCGAGGAGGGGTTCTGCGTGGGTGCCGCCGCCTATCCCGAGGGACACATCGCGTGTGCCGACGCGCGCGCCAACGTCGAGCATCTCAAGCAGAAGCAGGACGCGGGCGCGTCGTTCTTCGTCACGCAGCTGTTCTTCGACAACGCGTACTTCTACCGTTTCTGGGAGGACG encodes:
- a CDS encoding methylenetetrahydrofolate reductase encodes the protein MTQILDIYRTAKAEGRQPVSFEIFPPKGDLSLEAAHAMAGQLADLVPDFISVTYSAGGSGNKRATADVAAMIQSDFDVPTVAHLTCADATDEALSSTIDDLKRKGIRNVLALRGDAAPPCDGPEAGALRYAKDLVAILAEEGFCVGAAAYPEGHIACADARANVEHLKQKQDAGASFFVTQLFFDNAYFYRFWEDALAAGITAPIACGIMPFLGKAQIQRMVFMCGASLPSPIIKLLARYEHAPDDLRRAGIEYANDQLVDLAAHGVDGLHVYTMNQPDIARANVAALRAAWRR